The genomic stretch ACAACCTGGAAATCACCTTCGAGGAAGCGGCCTTCGGCTGCCGGCCCAAGGTGACCATTCCCCGGCCGAAGAAGTGCGAGACCTGCTCCGGCTCCGGCAGCAAGAGCAACACCGGGCCCCGGCCCTGCTCGGCGTGCGGCGGCAGCGGCGAGCTGCGCTACACCCAGGGCTTCTTCGCGGTGTCCCGGCCCTGTGGTGACTGCGGCGGCACGGGCGCGGTGGTGCCGGACCCGTGCACGCGCTGCAAGGGCTCGGGCAAGGTGCCCTCCGAGGAGGTCATCGAGGTGGCCATCCCCGGCGGCGTGGACAACGGCACGCGCGTGCGGCTGTCCGGCATGGGCGAGCCTGGAGACAGAGGCGGTCCGCCGGGTGACCTCTACGTCACCGTCATCGTGAAGGAGCACCCGCTCTTCCAGCGCGAGGAGTACGAGGTCTTCTGCGAGGTGCCCATCTCCTTCACGCAGGCGGCGCTGGGCGCGAAAATCGACGTCCCCACGCTGGACGGCAAGGTGAAGATGACCGTCCCCAGCGGCACCCAGTCCGGCAAGGTGTTCCGGCTCAAGGGCAAGGGCATCCCCCACCTGCACAGCCAGCAGCGGGGAGACCAGCACGTGCGCGTCGTGGTGGAGACGCCCACCGAGCTGTCGTCGAAGCAGCGCGAACTGCTGGAGAAGTTCGCGGAGGCCTCCGGCGAGGAGTCTCACCCGCAGTCGAAGAGCTTCTTCGCCAAGGTGAAGGAGCTGTTCGGCTGACGACGGTTGCGGGCGCGGGGCCGCGATAGCGCGGCTTCCGTGCCGCGCCTGGTGGGCAGGCGGGCGCCGCGGCGCGGCAGGCCGCCGTGGGCACGGGCACTGCAGAACAGCGGACTCTGGCAGTGGAATCTTCCCCCCGCTCGGGTGTCGACGGGGGCGCACCCCACTGCTATGCACGCCCCTGCCATGGATGTCCTGCCCACCCTGCGCCGCTCGCTCGTCATCGCCCTGGCCCTGCTGCTGACGGCCTGCCCCCGGTCCACCCGCACGCCCTCTGGAGGTGACACCGGCGGGGACCTGCCTTCGGGAGACCCGTTCCCCAAGCGTCCTTCGGTGGAGGCGAAGAAGGACCCCGCCGCCGACGCGGCGCTGGCGCAGGCGTCCCAGACGGCCCGCGCCACCCCGGACAAGAAGAAGGCCGCGGAGGCCTACCTGTCGGTGCGCAAGGCGTATCCCGCCACCACTTCGGGTCAGGACGCGCTGTACCAGGCCGGCGTCCTCTTCTTCGAGTCCAAGGACTTCGTCAACGCGCGCAAGAGCTTCAACGAGCTGCTCTTCGAGAACCCGCTCTACTCGCAGGCGGATGACGCCAAGCACAAGCTGGCCATCTCCGCGATGGAGGTGGGCGCCTACCGCGACGCGTACCAGACGCTCTCCAGCCTCGCCGAGCGCGCCAGTGGCGCCGAGCGCACCCAACTGCTCAACGAGGCCGCTCGCGCCGCGGCGGGCGCAGGCCTCTACGGGCAGGCGCTGCAGATGGCGGTGGACGAGGCGGGCCAGGCCCAGGGCGCTCAGGCGCAGGCCGCCGCGGTGGCCAAGGTGGAGGCGCTGGTGGAGGGGCGCGCGGGCTTCGTGGACATCGCCCGCGTGGCGGAGGGCCTGTCGCCGTCCAACCCGGCGTGGCCCGTCATCACCTTCAAGCTGGCGCGCGTCTACTACCACCTGCGTGACTGGACGCGGCTGGAGGAGACGCTGAACCGTTTCCTCGCCCAGGCGCCCGGCCACGCCTTCGCGCCGCAGGCCCGCGAGCTGCTGGCCCGCGCCACGCGCCGGGTGGAGGCCCGCCCGCGCACGGTGGGCGTGCTGCTGCCCATGACGGGCCGCTACCAGCCCATTGGCGAGGCGGTGCTGCGCGGCCTCCAACTGGGGCTGGAAGGCAGCGGCGTGGAGCTGGTGGTGAAGGACACGCAGGGCGACGTCAACAAGACGGGTCAGGCCATGGAGCAGCTGGCCTTCGACGACGGTGCCATCGCCGTGCTGGGGCCCCTGCTGGCGGACGACTCGAAGCGCGCGGCGCTGGTGGCCGAGGAGCTCCAGGTGCCGCTGCTGACCATGAGCCGGCAGGACGGCATCACCGAGCTGGGCAGCTACGTCTTCCGCAACATGCTCACCAACGCGGCGCAGGCGGAGGCCATCGCCGATTACGCGATGAACGTGAAGGGCTACAAGCGCTTCGCGCTGCTGTACCCGAACATCCCCTACGGCGTGGAGCTGGCGGATGCCTTCTGGGACCAGGTGGTGGCGCGGGGCGGCGGCGTGCGCGGGGCGGAGCGCTACTCGCACGACCAGACGACCTTCACCACCGAGGCCAAGAAGCTGGTGGGCCGCTACTACCTGGATGACCGCGGCGACTACATCGAGGGCGTGCGCGACGTGCAGGGGGAGAACCTGGACGCCTTCCGCCGCCGCAAGGCGATGGAGAAGGTGAAGAGCGGCGTGGAGCCCATCATCGACTTCGACGCCATCTTCATGCCGGACGACTGGCGCCGCGTCAGCCTGGTGGCGCCCGCGCTGGCGGTGGAGGACATCGTCACCAACGCGTGTGACCCGCGTGATTTGGAGCGCATCCGCAAGACGACGGGCAAGAAGGAGCTGAAGACGGTGACGCTCTTCGGCGCCAACCAGTGGAGCAGCCCCAAGGGCCGCTCGGGGCTGCCGGAGCTGGTGGAGCGCGGCGGCAAGTTCGTCACCTGCTCGGTGTACGTGGACGGCTTCTTCGTGGACTCGCAGCGTCCGGCCACGCGCCGCTTCGTGCAGCAGTACCGCGAGGCCTACCGGGCGGAGACAGGGCGGGACCCAGGTCTGCTGGAGGCCATTGGCTACGACTCCGGTCGGATGTTGCGGCAGCTCATGGAGCAGAAGGATGCACCGCGCACTCGCGCGCAGATGCGTGACGCGATGGCCAACCTGAAGGACTTCGACGGGGCCACCGGGCGCACGTCCTTCAACGAGAAGCGCGAGGCGGTGAAGCAGCTGTTCCTGTTGTCCATCGACAACAAGGGCGTCACGGAAATCAACGTCGAGAAGGAGCGGCAGAACGCCGCCTCGGCGTCAGGAGGCTCAGGGACATGAAGTTCGCGAGGGGGGCGTTCGCACTGCTGGCGGGCGGGGTGGTGGCGGTGGGCGGTGGTGGCTGTGCACACGCGCCTCCTCGGGTGTCCCCGGAGCTGAGCGCCCGGCTGGAGTCGGAGCCGGGCACCTGGGTGTCAGGCAGCGCCGCGGGCCTTGGGCGCAAGGCCGTCCTCAACAACAAGGACTTCATCTGGGGCCTGGCCTTCGCGCCCCGGGGCGCCCGGGTGGCGTACTCGCGCCTGGGCAGCAAGTCCTACTTCCTCTCCGTCTGGGAGCTGGGCTCCGCCGAGCCGACGATGCTCGCGGACCCGGCCATCAACCCCTACGAGTTCGACGTGGAGGGCGTGGCCTTCTCCCCGGACGGCACGCGCGTGGCCACCGCGGGCAAGGACAGCGTGGTGCGCCTCTTCGACGCGGCCACCGGCGCGCTCGTGGCGGAGCGCCGCACCGAGGAGCCGCTGTCCGTGGTGGCCTTCCACCCGGAAGGGCAGTGGCTGGTGGTGGGCAGCTACAAGGGGCTGATGACGGTGCTGTCGGCGCCCGCGCTGGAGTACGGCTCCGAGGAGCGCGGACACATGGGGCCGGTGACGGCGCTGGCCTTCGCGCCGGACGGGACGCTGTATTCGGGGGGGTGGGACAAACACGTGCGGGCCTGGCGCACCTCCGTGGAGGGGCTGCGGCCGGGGCAGGCGCGCATGCGCTTCGAGCGGCGCGCCGGTTCCGTGGTGCTGGGCGGTACGGTGAATGACAAGGCGCCGCTGTCCTTCGCGCTGGATGCGCGTGCGCCCGCGCTGGTGCTCACCAGCGAGGCGGCCGCCGCGGCGGGCATCGACGTGCCTTTCCTGAAGGCGACGGTCAACGTGCCGGGGCCGCTGGGCACCATCGCCGCGCGGCTGGCGCCGGCCCAGTCCCTGCGCTTCAAGTCCATGCGGGTGGAGGGCGTGGACGTCGCCATCTGCGACGCGTGCGTGCCGCAGGGCACCCAGGGCGTGCTGGGCGCGCCCTTCTCCGAGCGGGTGGAGGTGGCCTTCGACGAAGTCACGCAGGAGGCCGTGCTGTCGCTGAAGGGCGGCCCGCCCGAGGGCGCGGTGACGGTGGACGCGCTGGTGCTCGCGCGGCGCTCGGAGTTTCCCTTCCCGGCCTACGTGAGCGACGTCACCGTGGACGCGCGCGGCCAGCGGCTGGGCGTGGGGCTGTCGGAGCAGAAGCCGGAGCGCGACCGCAGCGTGTATGAGCGCGAGCGCAAGGGTGTGGAGGAGCCGCAGGGCCCCTTCAACGCGGGCGCGCTGGTGGACGCGCAGTCCGGCCAGGTGCTGGCGAAGTGGCCGGTGCACCGGGGCGTGGTGGCCACGGCGGCCATCTCCCCGGACGGACGTTCGCTGGCCAGCGGCGGCTGGGACAAGCGCGTGTACCTGTTCACCGAAGGCGACGTGAGCGCTCGCGGCGAGCATCGCTTCGACTGGTCCGTGCGGCGCGTGCGCTTCAGTCCGGATGGGCGCTGGCTGGGCGTGGCCGCGTGGACGCCCCAGGTGG from Myxococcus xanthus encodes the following:
- the dnaJ gene encoding molecular chaperone DnaJ; its protein translation is MSAAAGQKRDYYEVLGVQKSVSAQELKSAFRKVALQYHPDRNPGNSDAEEKFKEASEAYEVLSDPERRAKYDRFGHAGNPFDGFGGAGGGFQGVNINDIFGEIFGDIFGGGRGGRRTSSRGADLRYNLEITFEEAAFGCRPKVTIPRPKKCETCSGSGSKSNTGPRPCSACGGSGELRYTQGFFAVSRPCGDCGGTGAVVPDPCTRCKGSGKVPSEEVIEVAIPGGVDNGTRVRLSGMGEPGDRGGPPGDLYVTVIVKEHPLFQREEYEVFCEVPISFTQAALGAKIDVPTLDGKVKMTVPSGTQSGKVFRLKGKGIPHLHSQQRGDQHVRVVVETPTELSSKQRELLEKFAEASGEESHPQSKSFFAKVKELFG
- a CDS encoding penicillin-binding protein activator — its product is MDVLPTLRRSLVIALALLLTACPRSTRTPSGGDTGGDLPSGDPFPKRPSVEAKKDPAADAALAQASQTARATPDKKKAAEAYLSVRKAYPATTSGQDALYQAGVLFFESKDFVNARKSFNELLFENPLYSQADDAKHKLAISAMEVGAYRDAYQTLSSLAERASGAERTQLLNEAARAAAGAGLYGQALQMAVDEAGQAQGAQAQAAAVAKVEALVEGRAGFVDIARVAEGLSPSNPAWPVITFKLARVYYHLRDWTRLEETLNRFLAQAPGHAFAPQARELLARATRRVEARPRTVGVLLPMTGRYQPIGEAVLRGLQLGLEGSGVELVVKDTQGDVNKTGQAMEQLAFDDGAIAVLGPLLADDSKRAALVAEELQVPLLTMSRQDGITELGSYVFRNMLTNAAQAEAIADYAMNVKGYKRFALLYPNIPYGVELADAFWDQVVARGGGVRGAERYSHDQTTFTTEAKKLVGRYYLDDRGDYIEGVRDVQGENLDAFRRRKAMEKVKSGVEPIIDFDAIFMPDDWRRVSLVAPALAVEDIVTNACDPRDLERIRKTTGKKELKTVTLFGANQWSSPKGRSGLPELVERGGKFVTCSVYVDGFFVDSQRPATRRFVQQYREAYRAETGRDPGLLEAIGYDSGRMLRQLMEQKDAPRTRAQMRDAMANLKDFDGATGRTSFNEKREAVKQLFLLSIDNKGVTEINVEKERQNAASASGGSGT
- a CDS encoding WD40 repeat domain-containing protein; protein product: MKFARGAFALLAGGVVAVGGGGCAHAPPRVSPELSARLESEPGTWVSGSAAGLGRKAVLNNKDFIWGLAFAPRGARVAYSRLGSKSYFLSVWELGSAEPTMLADPAINPYEFDVEGVAFSPDGTRVATAGKDSVVRLFDAATGALVAERRTEEPLSVVAFHPEGQWLVVGSYKGLMTVLSAPALEYGSEERGHMGPVTALAFAPDGTLYSGGWDKHVRAWRTSVEGLRPGQARMRFERRAGSVVLGGTVNDKAPLSFALDARAPALVLTSEAAAAAGIDVPFLKATVNVPGPLGTIAARLAPAQSLRFKSMRVEGVDVAICDACVPQGTQGVLGAPFSERVEVAFDEVTQEAVLSLKGGPPEGAVTVDALVLARRSEFPFPAYVSDVTVDARGQRLGVGLSEQKPERDRSVYERERKGVEEPQGPFNAGALVDAQSGQVLAKWPVHRGVVATAAISPDGRSLASGGWDKRVYLFTEGDVSARGEHRFDWSVRRVRFSPDGRWLGVAAWTPQVASRDGDSDPAAVLLDVGYESPTVQGPGAAGASATQ